The proteins below are encoded in one region of Scomber japonicus isolate fScoJap1 chromosome 2, fScoJap1.pri, whole genome shotgun sequence:
- the srp68 gene encoding signal recognition particle subunit SRP68 has product MTNEKQNEAKVSLMEENKENQSDGGLGLEILQIIKESQQQHGLRHGDYQRYRGYCSRRLRRLRKTLGFKMGNRHKFIGKKITVEMLSDNRYLLLVLMEAERAWSYAMQLKQEANTEPRKRFHLLARLRKAAKHSEKLEKLCDSHRVDAKTKLEAQAYTAYLTGMVEFELQEWKLAMEAFNKCKTIYEKLASAFTEEMAVLYRQRVDEISPNIRYCAYNIGDQNAINDLMQMRLTGGGGGMMAEKLESLITQARTKQAATMSEVEWRGRSVPVKIDKARIFLLGLADNEAAIAQTANEETKEHLYETLLAECRDTIQAVREELKNETKQRERSSDADNGKVSNLQFLHSYLTYIKLCTLVKRNESMAHTLQAKLKEPEADESKRGPRPQDLIRLYDIILQSLAELSTLQGLEDDHTFQKEVSLKTLVYKAYRCFFIAQSYVLVKKWSEALVLYERVLKYAKEVQSKAKNLNNSLKDLPDVQELIAEVNAEKYSLQAAAILDTDETVEVPTQQQVKDNTPLCKRLETFRLDPTLVGKKPNLVQFPPDFQPIPCKPLFFDLALNHVAFPPLDDKVEQKGKGGLTGYIKGIFGFGS; this is encoded by the exons ATGACCAACGAGAAGCAAAACGAAGCTAAAGTTTCCCTGatggaagaaaataaagaaaatcaatCAGATGGAGGACTCGGACTGGAAA TCTTGCAAATCATTAAGGAGTCCCAGCAGCAGCATGGCCTCAGACATGGAGACTATCAGAGATACAG GGGCTACTGCTCCCGTAGACTGCGTCGCCTGCGCAAGACTCTTGGCTTCAAGATGGGAAACCGACATAAGTTCATTGGGAAGAAAATAACAGTTGAAATGCTCTCTGACAACAG GTATTTACTGCTGGTTTTGATGGAGGCAGAGCGTGCGTGGAGCTACGCCATGCAGCTGAAGCAGGAGGCCAACACTGAACCACGTAAGCGCTTCCACCTGCTGGCTCGACTCCGCAAAGCTGCCAAGCACAGTGAGAAGCTGGAGAAGTTGTGTGACAGCCACCGTGTTGACGCTAAGACAAAGCTGGAAGCACAG GCCTACACAGCATACCTGACTGGTATGGTGGAGTTTGAACTGCAGGAATGGAAGCTTGCCATGGAGGCTTTCAACAAATGCAA GACCATCTATGAGAAGCTGGCCAGTGCATTCACCGAGGAAATGGCAGTGCTGTACCGCCAGCGTGTGGACGAGATATCACCCAACATCCGCTACTGTGCTTACAACATTG GTGACCAGAATGCCATCAATGACTTGATGCAGATGAGACTgactggaggaggtggaggcatGATGGCTGAGAAACTAGAG TCTCTGATCACTCAGGCAAGAACCAAGCAGGCAGCCACCATGAGTGAGGTGGAGTGGCGAGGACGGTCTGTGCCCGTCAAGATCGACAAGGCCCGCATATTCTTGTTGGGTCTGGCAGACAACGAGGCTGCCATTGCTCAG ACAGCTAACGAGGAAACCAAAGAGCATCTGTATGAGACCTTGCTGGCCGAGTGCAGAGACACCATCCAGGCTGTGAGAGAGGAGCTCAAAAATGAGACG AAGCAGCGAGAGAGGAGCTCCGATGCCGACAATGGCAAGGTGTCCAACCTGCAGTTCCTGCACAG TTACCTGACCTACATCAAGCTGTGTACGTTGGTGAAGAGGAACGAGAGCATGGCTCATACACTGCAGGCCAAGCTGAAGGAACCTGAAGCCGACGAGAGTAAGAGGGGGCCCCGCCCACAGGACCTCATCCGCCTCTATGACATCATCCTGCAG AGTCTGGCTGAACTCTCCACCCTGCAGGGTCTGGAGGATGATCACACCTTCCAGAAGGAGGTGTCCCTCAAGACACTGGTCTACAAGGCCTACAG ATGTTTCTTTATAGCTCAGTCTTATGTGCTGGTGAAGAAGTGGAGTGAGGCTCTGGTGCTGTATGAGAGGGTGCTGAAATATGCCAAGGAGGTTCAGTCTAAGGCCAAGAACCTCAACAACAGCCTCAAG GATCTCCCTGACGTTCAGGAGCTCATCGCTGAGGTCAATGCTGAAAAATACTCTCTCCAAGCTGCTGCCATTTTAG ACACTGATGAGACTGTTGAAGTTCCCACTCAGCAGCAGGTGAAAGACAACACG CCCCTCTGCAAACGTCTGGAGACCTTCCGCCTTGACCCTACGCTTGTAGGAAAGAAGCCCAATCTGGTCCAGTTCCCTCCTGACTTTCAGCCAATTCCCTGCAAGCCCTTGTTCTTTGACCTTGCACTCAACCACGTGGCCTTCCCGCCCCTGGATGACAAGGTGGAGCAGAAGGGCAAGGGCGGCCTGACCGGCTACATCAAGGGCATCTTTGGCTTTGGCAGCTAA
- the evpla gene encoding envoplakin a, with amino-acid sequence MQKNADQVEKDILRSEELLAVDAENEKKDLPLQYQTEISGKLGEAEGLLQNLFLDVGKAKKLKHPQAREIESDVIHLHERWLKDCAFYRDIFEQIDDVSLMPRIDWAPVLNQKQKEVSTEEYGPTMADLEKQIAAHNILHKEIDAYSSQLCISSAGSKEKYTAFKKQYNNLLDNSKWRRHYLSSLYEYMQGCNKEVAFLEEEQDKIRKQDWSDRMVDPPDVRRQYENFKNNSLLSHESEVNKLQDEGDRLIELKHPATPTIQAQRDLVRNEWQKFLNFCICQETHLDNVEEFKKYQMDTEQLSETLTKLNNGLDPKSIGKKSNSEILLQLEAEEKAVQNSEQLLADLRRRSTSIAPLKLRRSTPNRPITVEALCDSESDKASLSRGEKFTLKSNSDTENWDVTSTDGATITFPGACFQIPPPDPEAIDKVDLLGSELEEIKKKRAALAASLKNHKSDVSRTQQSAPVSSAPPDPKVTAVAQQLDKLDNDLVNSEEAMLSRLRAPLSRSDPAGDLANRLKKQEQATKDLDALEKQKLAAQSDLQPLLSKDPSDTSSALALKLSAANNKHDGIAALADLYTKKANASLNLENQIKKVDGLVSGFEEKLSQDGPILDVPNAVQARAEDIQSQRKPVVAAENDMKKLSQDLETTEQLCSSLQQVHQEYCPDIQRQRTEVKQLQTRYANVANQVKERENILQETATKNQEFKSASKSLNTFLDNLPKNQINLNDDLSQVTAKQSSQERVMDDLKRKGDDMDRVVDLSQDLQNLLNEYETNIDKYNSMQDDAGTTDAKKPHMLTLADAVQKEEKDLVNRYAEATAENNQRQKQMNLAKNLISQNEEKVQMVAQQQVQLESQPKSSFELENLVKELDEEKERTTHAQTELKTFKERMLSLKSRRGVERLEEKEVLQYYRDPKLESHLTDFQNKLHEEALKHSTTQGEIEVVTQKITTLEDTLKNTTPKLVTREVTEFEKDPQLDVEAAKLRDEIERMKDEIRVRDKEQVQMETEVTILQQKKPPIKEKVVKKEVVKVEQDPQMLKAVKTFETEISDETNKSKLLNDEIFQTRSQINALERLIPNIQPKVITKEVKKIEQDPDLINESKKIQSSVENEKTENDSLSKELIELHSRYKDVQDLKPKVEVKEIVNEIYRIDPTTEMEIMRIRKDIQDSNKQRSDLEREVTQVTSEVKTLQSEKPKVELKEVLQEVVKEERSPENEREIQRLNDQVDHLNTSYNSLQDQVRLLRKDRDEWKAEKSKIETQLVTRDVIKYEPDPLLEKEADRLRRDVREEAQVRRTMEEMVFDLQNKNILLERQKPEEKVVVQEVVRLQKDPRQIVEHEKLGKNLDEEVMTRRQLELDLQQLRSTVEDKERTLRESDEHKKKVQAESELREIKLRMTQLENAPPPVEESIVVEEVLKVERDPKLERLTNSVRSDMDKETNNILHLQRDVRNTNAKIEILQKEKSGEKTVYKEIVRVEKDQAVEAERDRLREQVSQNKFARQDLEDEIRRLNDKINLLTSTKSSTSKEETSLISNRDALQRERDNLTRELKTLEAEKHDTSLSFQQQSKLMSEKTQKSRQKSIKMDSDVQRLEKEILNEKDKIHVRDSTIRDLQQNLKKEENAETRTKETNVSTKISILDPDTGKDMSPYDAYLQGLIDREQYIHLQELECDWEEITSMGPDGETSVLQDCKSGKQYPIKDALKKGRLTQYDLQRYKQGKMPISEFALLVAGEDKKQPQFNSITPKSAKPVNSALPNLSSVTENYPVAGIIDTNTDTCYTIRSATIRKLIDSTTAQRLLEAQAATGGIIDVNTKERYAVHKAAPRGLIDDSQIQRLLNAQKAFIGIEDPMTKEHLSVGEAVQKGWMPKETALRYMEAQHLTGGLVDPNTGRRVSIMDALGSKMIDSAMMRELQADTTYIKDIVDPLTKEKINYKQALNRCKKDPISGLPMLPAPSKESSYAPAYNSHRYARF; translated from the exons ATGCAAAAGAATGCTGACCAGGTGGAGAAAGACATCCTCCGGTCAGAGGAGCTGCTGGCTGTG GATGCTGAAAATGAGAAGAAAGACCTCCCCTTACAGTATCAGACTGAGATCTCAGGCAAGCTGGGCGAGGCTGAGGGCCTGCTGCAGAACCTCTTCCTGGACGTAGGCAAAGCCAAGAAGCTCAAACACCCACAGGCcagagagatagagagcga TGTCATTCACCTTCATGAGCGCTGGTTGAAGGATTGCGCCTTCTACCGAGACATCTTTGAGCAGATTGACGACGTGTCGTTGATGCCCAGAATTGACTGGGCCCCTGTGTTGAACCAGAAACAA AAAGAGGTGAGCACTGAGGAGTATGGCCCAACCATGGCAGACCTGGAGAAGCAGATCGCCGCTCACAATATCCTGCACAAAGAGATTGATGCGTACAGTTCCCAGCTCTGCATTAGCTCTGCTGGCAGCAAG GAGAAATATACAGCCTTCAAGAAACAGTACAACAATCTATTG GACAACTCCAAGTGGCGTCGCCACTACCTGAGCAGCCTGTACGAATACATGCAGGGCTGCAACAAGGAAGTGGCCTTCCTGGAAGAAGAGCAGGATAAGATCAGGAAACAGGACTGGAGTGACCGTATGGTGGATCCACCTGATGTACGCAGGCAGTATGAG AACTTCAAGAACAACAGTCTGCTGTCACACGAGAGCGAGGTGAACAAACTCCAGGATGAAGGAGACAGGCTTATTGAGCTGAAGCATCCTGCCACTCCAACAATACAG GCTCAGAGAGATCTTGTACGAAATGAGTGGCAGAAATTCCTGAATTTCTGCATTTGTCAAGAGACACACCTGGACAATGTGGAGGAATTCAAAAAG TACCAAATGGACACTGAGCAACTGTCAGAGACCCTGACCAAACTCAACAATGGCCTGGACCCCAAGTCTATTGGCAAGAAGAGCAACTCAGAGATACTGCTGCAGCTTGAG GCAGAGGAAAAGGCTGTACAGAACAGTGAGCAGCTGTTGGCGGACTTGAGGAGGCGCAGCACCAGCATAGCTCCTCTGAAGCTACGCCGCAGTACCCCCAACAGACCCATCACAGTGGAAGCCCTATGTGACTCAGAGTCCGACAAG GCATCTCTGTCAAGAGGGGAGAAGTTCACCTTGAAATCTAACTCAGACACTGAAAACTGGGATGTTACTTCAACCGATGGGGCAACTATAACTTTCCCAGGAGCCTGTTTCCAGATCCCACCACCTGATCCAGAGGCCATTGACAAAGTGGACCT TTTGGGTAGTGAACTGGAAGAGATCAAGAAGAAGAGAGCTGCTCTGGCAGCGTCCCTGAAGAATCACAAATCAGACGTGTCCAGGACCCAGCAATCAG CCCCAGTGTCTTCTGCACCACCGGACCCCAAAGTGACAGCGGTTGCTCAGCAGCTGGACAAGTTGGACAACGACCTGGTCAACAGTGAGGAGGCCATGCTGAGCCGCCTGCGGGCCCCACTGAGCCGCAGTGACCCGGCTGGAGACCTGGCCAACAGGCTGAAGAAGCAGGAG CAAGCTACCAAGGACCTGGATGCTCTAGAGAAACAGAAGCTTGCAGCTCAGTCTGACCTGCAGCCCCTGCTGTCAAAGGATCCCAGTGATACCTCCTCTGCATTGGCATTGAAACTCAGCGCTGCCAACAACAAGCATGACGGCATAGCTGCGCTTGCTGACCTCTACACCAAGAA AGCAAATGCATCTCTCAACCTGGAGAATCAGATAAAGAAGGTGGATGGCCTCGTCTCTGGGTTTGAGGAGAAGTTGAGTCAGGACGGTCCAATCCTTGATGTGCCAAATGCCGTCCAAGCTCGTGCTGAGGACATTCAG TCCCAGAGAAAACCTGTGGTGGCGGCTGAGAACGATATGAAGAAACTGAGTCAGGATCTGGAAACCACAGAGCAGCTGTGCAGCTCTCTGCAGCAGGTTCACCAAGAGTACTGCCCCGACATCCAGCGCCAGAGAACAGAGGTCAAACAGCTGCAGACCCGCTATGCAAATGTTGCCAATCAGGTGAAGGAGAG GGAAAACATCTTACAAGAAACTGCAACCAAGAACCAGGAGTTCAAAAGTGCGTCCAAATCCCTGAATACCTTCCTTGACAACCTGCCGAAAAACCAGATAAACCTCAACGATGATCTGTCTCAGGTCACTGCCAAGCAGAGCTCCCAGGAG AGGGTGATGGATGACCtgaaaagaaagggagatgatATGGACAGAGTGGTGGACCTGTCTCAAGACCTCCAGAATCTACTCAAT GAGTATGAGACCAACATTGATAAATACAACAGTATGCAAGACGATGCTGGCACCACTGATGCAAAGAAACCTCATATGCTCACACTTGCCGATGCCGTTCAGAAAGAG GAAAAAGATTTGGTCAACCGTTATGCTGAAGCAACAGCTGAAAACAACCAACGCCAAAAGCAGATGAACTTGGCTAAGAATCTCATTTCACAA AATGAAGAGAAAGTTCAGATGGTGGCACAACAACAGGTGCAGCTTGAGAGCCAGCCGAAGAGTAGTTTTGAGCTTGAAAATCTGGTAAAAGAGCTggatgaagagaaggaaagaacaacTCATGCCCAAACAGAGCTGAAAACCTTCAAAGAAAGGATGCTGTCACTGAAGAGCAGAAGAGGAGTGGAGCGCCTTGAGGAAAAAGAAGTCCTGCAGTACTATCGTGACCCAAAACTGGAGAGTCATTTGACTGATTTTCAGAACAAACTGCATGAAGAGGCCCTGAAGCATAGCACCACCCAGGGTGAGATTGAGGTTGTTACCCAGAAAATCACTACCCTGGAGGACACCCTTAAAAATACAACACCCAAACTGGTGACCAGAGAGGTGACAGAGTTTGAAAAAGATCCTCAACTGGATGTGGAGGCCGCCAAGCTGAGAGATGAAATAGAGAggatgaaagatgaaattcgAGTGCGAGATAAGGAGCAGGTTCAGATGGAGACAGAAGTCACAATTCTCCAGCAAAAAAAGCCACCTATTAAAGAGAAGGTGGTTAAGAAGGAAGTGGTGAAAGTGGAACAGGACCCACAGATGCTGAAAGCAGTGAAAACGTTTGAGACAGAAATTTCTGATGAGACCAACAAGAGCAAGCTCCTCAATGATGAAATCTTCCAGACAAGGAGCCAGATTAATGCACTTGAGAGGCTGATTCCTAACATTCAGCCAAAGGTCATCACTAAGGAAGTGAAAAAGATTGAACAAGACCCTGACCTTATCAATGAGTCAAAGAAGATTCAATCCAGTGTGGAGAATGAGAAGACTGAAAATGACTCTTTGTCCAAAGAGCTGATAGAACTTCACAGTCGCTACAAAGATGTTCAAGACTTGAAACCAAAAGTTGAGGTGAAGGAAATAGTTAATGAGATCTACCGTATAGATCCAACTACAGAGATGGAGATAATGCGAATAAGGAAGGACATACAAGACTCCAACAAGCAGCGTTCTGATCTGGAGAGGGAGGTCACCCAGGTCACATCTGAAGTGAAAACCCTTCAGTCTGAGAAGCCCAAGGTGGAGTTGAAAGAAGTTCTCCAAGAGGTGGTTAAGGAGGAAAGAAGccctgaaaatgagagagagattCAAAGGCTAAATGATCAGGTGGACCATTTAAACACATCTTACAACTCCCTCCAAGACCAGGTGAGACTTCTTAGGAAAGACAGAGATGAATGGAAGGCTGAAAAGTCCAAGATAGAGACCCAACTCGTCACCAGAGACGTCATCAAGTATGAACCTGATCCTCTGTTGGAGAAAGAAGCTGACCGCTTGAGAAGAGATGTACGTGAGGAGGCACAGGTGCGGCGCACTATGGAAGAGATGGTGTTTGacctgcaaaacaaaaacatcctgTTGGAGAGACAGAAACCTGAGGAGAAAGTGGTTGTGCAGGAGGTCGTACGTTTACAGAAGGACCCAAGACAGATAGTCGAGCATGAGAAACTCGGCAAGAACCTAGATGAAGAAGTAATGACCAGGCGTCAGCTGGAGCTGGACCTGCAGCAGCTAAGATCAACAGTGGAAGACAAAGAGAGGACCCTCAGAGAAAGTGACGAGCACAAAAAGAAAGTTCAAGCAGAGTCTGAACTCAGAGAGATCAAACTGCGCATGACACAGCTAGAAAATGCCCCACCACCTGTTGAGGAAAGTATCGTTGTTGAGGAGGTACTGAAGGTTGAGAGAGACCCAAAACTGGAGAGGTTGACAAACAGTGTGCGGTCAGACATGGACAAGGAAACCAACAATATCCTGCATCTCCAGAGAGACGTCCGTAATACCAATGCCAAAATTGAGATCTTACAGAAAGAGAAGTCTGGTGAGAAGACGGTGTACAAAGAGATTGTCCGTGTAGAAAAAGATCAGGCTGTCGAAGCAGAGAGGGATCGCCTGAGGGAGCAGGTATCTCAAAATAAATTTGCCAGGCAGGACTTGGAGGATGAAATCAGACGTCTCAATGATAAAATCAACCTCCTGACAAGCACCAAGTCCAGCACTTCAAAAGAGGAGACTTCCCTCATTTCGAACAGAGATGccttacagagagagagggacaacCTCACTCGTGAGCTCAAGACACTTGAGGCCGAGAAACATGACACCAGCCTGTCGTTCCAGCAGCAGAGCAAGTTGATGAGTGAAAAGACACAGAAGAGCAGGCAGAAGAGCATTAAGATGGACTCTGATGTCCAGCGTTTGGAGAAGGAGATCCtgaatgaaaaagacaaaatccACGTGCGAGACAGCACCATTCGAGACCTTCAGCAGAAtctgaagaaagaggagaatgCCGAGACGAGGACCAAAGAGACAAATGTCTCCACCAAAATCTCCATTCTGGATCCAGATACAGGCAAAGATATGTCTCCTTATGATGCCTACCTGCAGGGCCTGATTGACCGTGAACAGTACATTCATCTACAGGAGCTGGAGTGTGACTGGGAGGAAATTACTTCCATGGGGCCTGATGGGGAGACATCTGTACTGCAGGATTGCAAGAGTGGCAAGCAGTACCCTATTAAAGACGCCCTGAAGAAAGGCAGGCTGACACAGTATGATTTACAAAGGTACAAACAAGGCAAAATGCCCATCTCAGAGTTTGCCTTGCTGGTTGCTGGTGAAGACAAGAAACAGCCCCAGTTCAACTCAATCACCCCAAAGTCTGCCAAACCAGTGAATTCAGCCCTTCCTAACCTCTCCTCTGTAACAGAAAACTACCCAGTCGCTGGAATAATCGATACAAACACTGACACCTGCTACACAATCCGCAGTGCCACCATTCGTAAACTGATCGACTCTACCACCGCACAAAGGCTGCTGGAGGCGCAGGCAGCGACAGGTGGCATCATCGATGTCAACACCAAAGAGAGATACGCGGTTCACAAGGCAGCACCCAGAGGCCTCATTGATGACAGTCAAATCCAGAGGTTACTCAATGCACAAAAGGCCTTTATTGGCATTGAAGACCCCATGACCAAAGAGCATTTGTCTGTGGGAGAGGCTGTCCAGAAAGGCTGGATGCCAAAGGAAACTGCCCTTCGCTACATGGAGGCACAGCACCTGACCGGAGGGCTGGTCGATCCCAACACTGGCCGCAGGGTCAGCATCATGGATGCCTTAGGGTCCAAAATGATCGACAGTGCCATGATGAGGGAGTTGCAGGCTGACACAACCTACATCAAGGATATTGTAGACCCTCTCACAAAGGAGAAGATTAACTACAAACAAGCTCTGAATCGCTGTAAGAAAGACCCAATATCAGGCTTACCAATGCTGCCGGCTCCCTCCAAAGAGTCCAGCTACGCTCCAGCTTACAACTCTCATAGATATGCAAGATTCTAG
- the ten1 gene encoding CST complex subunit TEN1 codes for MLPAVAVPYFPWEVISGAVQEGASVRTFGRLVSYQPEESRATLSAQHASKEHHVVVRTSFVEPFNPIVGAQYIVLGEKENTDGDDVMVRARVLNCVDGVNIALLQKAINEQRSFFRERDCKQDDAAQSADAT; via the exons ATGCTTCCCGCAGTTGCAGTGCCTTATTTCCCATGGGAAGTGATATCTGGAGCAGTACAGGAGGGAGCATCAGTGAGAACTTTTGGCAG ACTTGTCAGCTATCAGCCTGAGGAGTCCAGGGCTACACTGTCAGCTCAGCATGCTTCGAAAGAGCACCATGTGGTTGTACGCACCTCGTTTGTGGAGCCCTTTAACCCAATAGTTGGGGCCCAGTATATTGTTCTGGGTGAGAAAGAAAATACTGATG GGGATGACGTGATGGTTCGTGCCCGTGTGCTGAACTGTGTCGATGGTGTAAACATTGCTCTTCTACAGAAAGCAATTAATGAGCAAAGGAGCTTCTTCAGGGAGAGGGACTGCAAACAGGATGATGCTGCACAATCTGCAGATGCAACCTGA